The proteins below come from a single Argentina anserina chromosome 1, drPotAnse1.1, whole genome shotgun sequence genomic window:
- the LOC126804551 gene encoding uncharacterized protein LOC126804551 yields the protein MAKNGNPVGSGSDDTQEKGHEELVNPTVPKKERVKDMLAAIDSRLTQVEESVSGMGAQVEDLEAKDVAIHTAIKGMMLKLEKSLRGEIDKVRGEFMGELARMREVQEREHNSMLARMEEMHADSTRMEAMQADLALCKRALAAGASTSSSVEAKRIEVPKPKSFGGMRNAREVDNFLWGLDQYFGALKKQFYPENAEDEARARLRRLKHTGPISDYIREFTNLVLEIPDLSDKNALFNFMDGGGDKIQRKEEPRRESYLARFKDKGKSRDMRSLDKPNDNKCFLCDVPHWARHCPQKRALSALLGSHQGESEAEGGNGGAHLGSLQVLNAIRSTPKVQAKDLLFTDITIGGKPTTAMLDTGATHNFISIEEARRLGLKASNGGGSIKAVNSPARPIQGVARGVKTSVGAWCGSLYFSIVPMDDYKVVLGLEFHDQVKAFPVPFANSLCIMDGEKSCVVPTTREAKQDIKVLSALQFKKGIKREEESYLAVLSEFDDEERRPQDDMPKEVAAVLEEFKDVSPTELPKKLPPRREIDHEIELEPGTKPPAMGAYRMAPLELAELRRQLKELLDAGFIRPSKAPFGAPVLFQKKKDGSLRMCIDYRALNKVTVKNKYPIPLIADLFDQLGHARYFSKLDLRSGYYQVRIAEGDEPKTACTTRYGSYEFLVMPFGLTNAPATFCTLMNKLFHPYLDWFVVVYLDDIVVYSKTMQEHVEHLREVLKVLRENQLYIKMEKCSFAKPEVSFLGHKIKDGKLMMEDCKVHSIQEWEPPTKVHDLRSFLGLVNYYLRLQAFRKSLAHC from the exons ATGGCAAAGAATGGCAATCCTGTTGGTAGTGGTTCCGACGACACGCAAGAGAAGGGtcatgaagaacttgtcaacCCGACGGTTCCAAAGAAGGAACGAGTGAAGGACATGTTAGCTGCAATCGATTCACGACTAACTCAAGTGGAAGAGAGTGTGAGTGGCATGGGAGCCCAGGTGGAAGATTTGGAGGCGAAGGATGTCGCAATCCACACTGCGATCAAGGGCATGATGCTCAAGCTAGAGAAGTCCTTGCGGGGCGAGATAGACAAGGTTCGCGGGGAGTTCATGGGGGAACTCGCCCGGATGCGTGAAGTTCAAGAAAGGGAGCACAATAGCATGCTTGCACGCATGGAGGAGATGCATGCAGATTCTACACGCATGGAGGCAATGCAGGCAGATCTTGCCCTATGCAAGCGCGCACTAGCCGCGGGGGCTAGCACCAGCAGCAGCGTAGAGGCCAAGCGGATCGAGGTGCCAAAGCCAAAGAGCTTCGGAGGCATGCGCAACGCTCGAGAAGTAGACAACTTCTTATGGGGGCTAGATCAATACTTTGGGGCT CTTAAGAAGCAATTTTATCCCGAGAATGCCGAGGATGAGGCAAGAGCTCGCTTGCGAAGACTCAAGCACACCGGGCCTATTAGTGATTACATTAGAGAATTCACTAACTTGGTGCTTGAGATTCCCGACCTATCCGACAAGAATgctctcttcaatttcatggaTG GTGGGGGAGACAAAATCCAACGCAAGGAGGAGCCCCGCCGTGAGAGCTACTTGGCGAGGTTCAAGGATAAAGGCAAGTCAAGGGACATGCGGAGCTTGGACAAGCCAAACGACAATAAGTGCTTCCTATGCGATGTGCCGCATTGGGCTAGGCATTGCCCACAAAAGAGAGCACTAAGCGCGCTCTTAGGAAGTCATCAAGGCGAGAGTGAAGCCGAGGGTGGCAATGGAGGTGCACACTTAGGGTCTTTGCAGGTGCTTAATGCAATCCGCTCTACACCTAAGGTCCAAGCCAAAGATTTACTCTTCACAGACATCACCATAGGTGGGAAGCCAACAACGGCAATGCTCGACACGGGGGCAACCCACAACTTCATTTCCATTGAGGAGGCACGCAGGCTAGGACTAAAGGCAAGTAATGGAGGGGGCTCCATCAAGGCGGTTAACTCACCTGCCCGCCCCATACAAGGAGTAGCTCGAGGAGTCAAGACAAGCGTGGGAGCTTGGTGTGGGAGCCTATACTTCTCGATTGTACCGATGGATGACTACAAGGTAGTCTTGGGGTTGGAGTTCCATGatcaagtcaaggcattcccGGTGCCATTCGCCAATAGCTTATGCATTATGGATGGCGAGAAGTCGTGTGTAGTGCCAACAACCCGAGAAGCAAAGCAAGACATCAAGGTCTTGTCGGCATTGCAATTCAAGAAAGGCATCAAGAGGGAAGAGGAAAGCTACTTGGCCGTCCTTAGTgagtttgatgatgaggagcGAAGGCCACAAGATGACATGCCCAAGGAGGTAGCAGCAGTTCTTGAAGAGTTCAAGGATGTATCACCCACGGAACTGCCCAAGAAACTACCCCcaaggagagagatcgacCATGAAATCGAGTTGGAACCAGGGACAAAACCACCCGCCATGGGTGCATACCGCATGGCACCTCTCGAGTTAGCGGAGCTAAGGAGGCAATTAAAGGAGCTTTTGGACgcggggttcattagaccttcgAAAGCCCCGTTCGGTGCCCCGGTGTTgttccaaaagaagaaggatggaTCTCTACGCATGTGCATCGACTATAGGGCGCTCAACAAGGTCACGGTAAAGAACAAGTACCCTATTCCTCTCATTGCCGATCTTTTTGATCAATTGGGTCATGCACGCTACTTCTCAAAGTTAGACCTTCGTTCGGGGTACTACCAAGTGCGCATTGCGGAGGGAGATGAGCCGAAGACCGCATGCACCACAAGGTATGGATCTTATGAATTTTTGGTCATGCCTTTCGGCCTAACTAATGCACCGGCGACATTTTGCACCTTGATGAACAAATTATTCCACCCCTACCTTGATTGGTTTGTAGTCGTCTACTTGGACGACATAGTGGTGTATAGCAAGACCATGCAGGAGCATGTGGAGCACTTGCGGGAAGTGCTTAAGGTTTTGAGGGAAAACCAACTATACATCAAGATGGAGAAATGCTCATTCGCCAAGCCGGAGGTGTCGTTCTTGGGGCACAAGATCAAGGACGGCAAGCTTATGATGGAGGATTGCAAGGTGCATTCCATCCAAGAATGGGAACCACCCACCAAGGTACATGACTTAAGATCTTTTCTTGGGCTAGTTAACTATTATCTCCGTTTGCAAGCATTTCGCAAGTCACTAGCCCATTGCTAA